In the Tamandua tetradactyla isolate mTamTet1 chromosome 8, mTamTet1.pri, whole genome shotgun sequence genome, GTTAATAGGACATGGACTCCTGGAAACCTAACATGTCTTCTTCATCTTCGTATTCCTTGAACTTAATAGTAAATGCCCAATAAATAACTtcagtctgtaaaatggggatgatggtgTCTTCGTCCCTGAGTTGTTCTAAGGAGGAGAGACAGTTTTGTCATTCTACTATACAGTGGCTGTTTGGATGACTTTTGACATTCTTGACAGCCGGCAAAGGGGAATAAGGTGAGGGGATCCTTGTTTTTTTCCAGGCTCTGCTCCTTCCAtatttccaatatcaaaaaatcTCAAACAAATCAGGACTTAACGAGAAACCCACTTATATATCTTCATTTCTGGTTTCAAATTTTAACTCACTTGGCCAGTGGACCTGAATAGACACCTCTCCAAAGGAGTTACACAGAATGGCCAGAAGGCACgagaagagatgctcaacatcattagccattagggaagtgcaagTCAAACGATGAGATACCGCTTCATATACCCCAAGACAATAATACCCCAAGACTATAATCAGAACGATTGATAACAATAGCAAATGTTAGCAAGGATGTGGAGGAGTTAGAACCCTCTTATACTGCTGGTAGGAATTCAGATGGTACAGACTGCAGTCTGACAGTTCCTAAGAATGTTAAAATACAGAGTTACCGTTTGACCTAGCAGTTCCACTCCTAGTTACCtgttaaagagaaatgaaaacacatgttcaCACAGAGACTTGCATGCAAaatcatagcagcatttttttaatgggcaaaaacTGAAACAATCTAAATTCCCATCGAAGTGTTATATTACTCAGCAACAAGAAGAAACAAagtactaatacatgctacaatatgatTGGACCTCAGCAGAGGCACAATAGAGGAATTCGTGGGTTACCTTAAGAAGTTGATAAAGATATGTTTTGTGACATGGAGAATTTTTGCCAAAATGTTTGCAATTGTCTTTTtttgaaagcattaaaaaaaatgttttcaaaacattttaaggtgaggtatattcatacaccatatcaATCATCTGAatgactgtcttttttttttttccttgcatgggcaggcagtgggaatcaaacccgggtctccagcatggcaggcgagaatgaaTGATTGTTTTTTGATGGTGGGAAGTTTGGAGAGttgatctatatatatatatattttttggcggGGCAGGGTGGGCGatgcacggtccaggaatcgaacctgggtctcctgtatgaaaggcgagcattctaccactgaaccacccgtgtaccctaTAATTTTTATAGTTGGGAAAAAATGCTATTTTcactttatggaaaaaaaatcttaccCAGAATAATTATCCtccattgttttcctcatatatcaaacatttactgaactCTTTGCTATTAGGGCACATCAATAGTAATAGCATTATGTGTAAGAAAAGAGTATGGGGGATAAGAAATGGAGTGAGAATGCTCGTTGGACAGtaataataaattaaagaaatgctgcagacttattattttttagtgGTAAGGTAGAATATACATATACATCCATATGAATATACATCCATAGCCTCTCTCTGCTCTGCCCGTTAATTCATCTTCTTTTTATGCTGCTAAAAGTGTCAGCTAGTATTTGGTTATAAGTGCCATGAGAGCTAACCTAATCACTTCCTTTGATTGCTTGTGTCTTAAACTTGTCTTTCATGCAGTACTTACCTAGCATAACGAGGCTTCCTACTTAGGTGCTCTGTTAACTGTGTGTGGTATTGAATAGTCAAGGCTCTGTGCTTAATATTTaggaggaaataaagataagTAACTTGTGCCTAGTCAGAGAGGTAGGGAAGTGGCACAGATCTAAAGTACCACAAAGTCCTAGGGAGGAGAAGTCACTGGGCCAGGGCAATTGGAAGGCTCCCTGGACGTAGTAGGACCCAAGGTGGGGACAGAAGGAAGGACAATACATGGAAAAGCGCAGAGGAGCAGGGCATGCATGACTGGAAAGTAGGTGAACAGGGCCAGGTCATGGAGGGGATTAAATGCCAGccttggattttattctaacaGCCAAGGTTGGTGATAGGAATTGGAATTTTATTCTATGGATTTTACAGCCAAGTGGGCGATAGGACTTGGAATTTTATTCTGTAGATTAGGGAATGTCAGATGGTTTTAACTCAAACTGATTAGTGATGCTTGCTTGCAGTGTAGTGTTGAGAAAAGATTCTGAAGTCATATATAGATTCTGTAGGAAAAAGTGCCGCGTTCTCTCCCAGGTTTGTTGGAAACAGAGGTGGTCATTAACACATGCTGTGTTATTGATTACCTGTTACACAAAGGGCTTGTGGGTTTGGAGATGGGGCTGGAGTgaccaagagaaagaaatagagtgTAGATGATGAGCTCTGTGTTTTCGCGGGAGAGAAAGACCCTTCTCTGATGCCATCAGGACATCCTGGTTTCTTTGATGAACTGGGTGTTGGGACGCCCTGTAGAGCAGATTTTCCAGGGATGGCTGCTCACCTATTGAGTCTCTCATGTGAGAAATGCCCGGCTTTCTCATTTATAACTTTCAAAGAACAACTTATGCTTGGTATGTGTTTTTGGAACTCAAAGTTAAGGTGTGCCCCGCCTCCTCCGCCGCCCGCCACACCCGACCCCGGGGCCCGCGGGGACCTGCCGCCTGCGACTCCCTCCGGCCTCTTCGGGCCCGCGAGTAGGGCCCCTGGCGCCCCCCAGGGCCTGCTCAGCCCCACACAGGCAGCCGCCGgccttgccctggatatgcagcGCCAGAGAAGGCGAGTCGCCTCCCAGCGTTGCTCTCTAGAGTTCCTGGAAGACGTGGTGGGGTGCACCTCGGCACAAAGAGCCAAACACATCTCTGGATCTCCCAGACACAAAGGCTTAAAAAAGACCCATTTCATCAAGAACATGAGGCAGTACGACACCAGGAACAGCAGAATTGTGCTGATCTGCGCCAAGCGGTCCCTGTGTGCAGCCTTTTCTGTCCTGCCCTATGGGGAAGGCCTGCGGATCAGTGACCTGCGGGTGGACAGCCAGAAGCAGAGGCATCCATCCGGCGGCATCTCCGTGTCCTCTGAGATGGTCTTTGAGTTGGAAGGTGTCGAGCTGGGAGCGGATGGAAAGGTCGTGTCTTATGCACAGTTCCTCTACCCCACCAACGCCCTGGTCACGCACAGGAACGACAGCCATGGCCCGGTGCCCCCACCACGCCCCAGCATCCCCCGGGCTCTGCCGGGGTCCAGATACAAAGCCGCACCCTCCAAGTCAGCAGCAGCAGGCACAGAGCTAGGGAGTGACACAGGTGACACCCTGGAGTACAATCCCAACCTCCTGGACGACCCGCAGTGGCCCTATGGCAAGCACAAGCAGGTGCTCATCTTTGCCTCATACATGACCACAGTCACTGAGTATGTGAAGCCCTCAGACCTCAAGAAGGACATGAACGAGACCTTCCGGGAGAAGTTCCCACACATCAAGCTGACGCTGAGCAAGATCCGAAGCTTAAAACGGGAGATGCGGAACCTCTCGGAAGAGTGCAGCCTAGAGCCTGTGACGGTGTCAATGGCGTACGTGTACTTTGAGAAGCTGGTCCTGCAAGGCAAGCTCAACAACCAGAACCGCAAACTTTGTGCAGGAGCATGTGTACTGCTTGCTGCCAAGATCAGCAGTGACCTCCGGAAGAATGAAGTGAAGCAGCTCATCGATAAGTTAGAAGAAAGATTTCGATTAAACAGACGAGATCTGATTGGGTTTGAATTCACGGTGCTAGTGGCTTTAGAGCTTGCACTGTACCTGCCCGAGAGCCAAGTGCTGCCTCACTACCGGCGCCTCACATAGCAGTTCTAGCCAAAGCGGGGTTTGTGCTGCCGAGCAGTGGCCCTACCCTGTGTGCTGGAGCCCAGGCGCTGCTTGGTGCACGGGAGCCCCAGGACGTGGGCGGAAACCCATGCCAGGGTTGCCTCCATCCCACCTGCCcatttctcccctccccacccacctacccacccaccaTGGAAGCATCCgcctttcccagctgctaaagtGCTTGTTTCTTCACACTCTGTGGCCTCAGACAGAAGCACAGGCCCTTCCAGAGCACTTCATGCCTCCAGCGGCAACTCTACATTTCCCTGGACTTCAAGTACCTGGACATGGGGTTTCATTATTGTTCCTTTCTCTGATATGCCTGAGCCAGACTTTCATTGATACTGCAGGGAAGTGAATTCTGACTTTAGAGCAAGCGTTTCTCCGTCCTGATGTCTGCTTTTCCCTCAGTAAACCTTTGAGGCccctgtaaaaaaaagaaaaaaaaaagttagggtgTGTCTTATAGGGCTTCTGTAGAAATCAATATCAACTAAAAATAACTGGTGTCTCCCAGACTTTGGTCTCCTGCATTCTTTGTAATCGGTTTCAGAGGACGCCTTCTAGTTATGAGTTGCTCTCAACACTTCAAGTTTTTAAAGATGAATTCGTGGTCTCATGGAAGCTTCTAGCAGTTCTGGTCTCTCTCTGAAAGGTACTGATAAGGGCCTTGTCAGTTTTATGGGCAGGCAGGGTCTACCTTATAGAAGTTTCTTATGGCTGAGATCCTGGATCAGCAGGCTTTTTTCTGGCTCCAACCAATGATGGGTTGCAGGTGGGTGAGGGTGCAAGAAGGAATATTTTAGATGCATCTTCAAAATTTAGGAATCTGAGTATCAGCCTTGAGGAGAGGGCCCGTTGATTGAGATTTGGAGGCAATTTAAGCTAATTctttaatcaaatattttattgcatttgagATATAAATTCCTCCTGTAAGAAAACTACAAGGGGGTAGGGGAAAATACTTCTCTAATAACAGGCATAATAAAGCAGAAACTGTAGGGAGGTAATAAAAAGTACAGGACAAAcagctttatttatttgtagAACATAGGTTAAATGTTTATTATACTCAAAACAAGTCAACCCAAAACTTGTAAATGAATCACAGCCTATAATTACAGAACCCCAAATGTATAGGAATAACAAGATTACCAAAGAAGCATATAAGCTAGACATGGACTCCACAGTTCCCTGAAACTAAGGGTAAGTGGGCACTTAGAAGTGACTCTTGGATGGGAGACCAGGCTGCAGAGAAGAGGGTATGGGGCATGTGCTTGAGGCACTCCTCCAGGTACGTGAGAACATTTTGAGATCACCTCACTGATTACAAAGTTGTTTGGTGAGTTACAGAAATAGGAATAGAAGTAAGTGTTTTTAAGGGAGATTTCCATCAAGCTTGGGTTGGTAGGTAAATAGTACCTCTCTGCTCTGGGGCATTTTCCCTTGGATGTTTGGCAGTTGGGTTCCCAGGATAGTACAAGAACAACAGGAAAAGTAGggaggaaaaaaaccaaaaaatggaCTATGTAATACTCTGAAGAAAGTTTTAGCCTCAACATAAAAATATAGGCACATCTAAAAGCTTACTTTTTGAGTTTGCCTTCATTGATATGTGTTTTTATCTATGTCAGTGTGATGCTCACTAGAACTTAAAGGTGAGATTGTTCTCAGGCCTCCTCTGCACTGCTCTGTTGGAAATCTTGGTTTGAAAACACCAGGACCTAAGTATGTACTTAGTTGAGCCAACTCTGGGGCAATTACCCAAcctctctttatctttaaaataggaTAAGTTATACTGAACATATATGGTTTCTGTGATGATTTAGTGAGATGTATAGTATAACATCCAGTATATTGCCAGGAACATGATATATGCTCAATGAATGttagttcttttattttacatgtaGTTAATTTTCTTACAGTAAATATTATAACTGAATATCTTTGTTTAAAATGCACACtcatatttattggttttctaccTGGTGTTAAGGttagaaaaaattgaaaagcatGAAAATAGATCAAATTCTTATCACTTAGCAatgaatttcttaatattttattatctgtttGGTGAGGTTTTTTCCCTGTGTTTATATACATTTGTTCTGCTTCATTGGAAATTGGgatcatattttacatttttgcatatCGTTGAAAATATTCTATGAATTTTTAAGTTGCATAGaattatatttactatatatCCTACTTTGACTATTCAGCAGCCACCTATTTTGGGCAGTTAGAAcaatttttcctttccatatttAACTGTAGTGAATGTTCTTTATTAATATACCTGATATTTCTTTAGGACCGTTTCTAAGACATGGAGCACAAAGTGAGTGGTAGCTTATTTTCTTTAAGAGTTTTGTTAATATTACCAAATGACCGTTGTCCAgcccttttaaaaaggaatgagaatGCTCAATTCCTAAGACCATGATCAATGCTAAGTGTTACTTTTTTAGTGTCTTTGTTATTTTGGTAGGTAGACAGTGATATCTTATTATGGCTTACGTTTCTAAGATGACAGATGAGCTTGATTAATTTTATATGCTTATAAATTATCTAGTTAGTGTTTTTCTCATTGTTTCCATGAGGGTATTGTCTTTCTCACCTATTTGTAGGACAGTGACCTTTTTCATGTACCTTGCAGATACATTGAGTTTGacatttcattcctctttttttttcctttaaagcaaTTTTAGATACCCACTGACATGTGAGATAAAGATTTTGTTAGTGAAGAGGGTTGATAAACCTATGGAGCATGAACTGAATGAAAGAGAACTGTGCTGGATGACTTCTCTATTGTTCAAGCCCAACGATTGTCCATGATGGAGAGGGCTGCATACCAGTCCTGCGAGGGCTAAATGTCCAGAACTGactttctcattttgattttgctACAGCTATTCAGAAGCTCATCCTCACAggatgtagtagttaggttcaggtgtcaacctggccaggtgatggtgcccagttgttctgttgctgtggagttaaatcatcagcattgatggctgattacatctgccattgGCTAAGGGAAGGGCCTTCCTCAATCACGAGGCTTAAAagaagaggtcagaagagagctcagcatctcagacccagatgtttggagatgcagaaaggaattatcCCAGGGAGAGCGTTTgagcccagaagccaggaggggagGCCAGCACATGTCGCCGTGTCCCTTCCCATGTAACACGGAAAGCCAGCtctccttcctctgaagaactgtaaatttgtaactcaaTACATCTCCTTTATAAAGgctgttccattcctggtgcattcaggcagccttagcaaactaaaacaccagtaGAAGTCCTTGATTTGTAGGACAGATCAAATCTGTCCTACAGACATGTAGGACATGTCATGTACATTGCAGATATACTGCgtttgacatttcattctttcaagGTTGTTCCTCGAAGATTACCCAGAATCACTTTTGGAATGCTAGCTAGAGTAATGGGAGCAGACATTTAATAATTATGGCTCTGTAGTAAAATTTACATGGCTTTCTGTCTAACCTAAAGCTGTCttaaattttgtttgctttgaccATATCTGATGAGAAACAGCTGTGGAACAGTGAGAAGCGAGGCAGTGTTTGGAACCAGAAATTCAactcctccctcttctccttatcagctgtgtgaccctggacagGGTACTTAATGTCTCTTAGCCTTAGTTTCCTAAGCCTGTTGTATGATGAAATGAGTAATATATGAGACTCACTTGACGTGTTCTAAATACCTAGtaaatgcttgttttttttctcttcccaccaGACCAAGAGCTCTTTGGGCCTGGTCTATGCTGAATCCATCTCTGGATTATCAGATTAAGTACAAATATGCTCTGACAAGtgagaattaaattttttttttacttgggcaggcaccgggaattgaacccaagtctctggcatggcaagtgagaattctgccactgagccactgtcacactgcccgaGAATTAACTTTTAAACAGTCTCTATACTTTCCAAATTTTCCACAATGAGCAAATTTATGCTTGTGTGTATGaaatagttgttttgttttgttttttaaaaaaacaatagcatATACTTTGGGTTAAATCAAGATGCACTGATTTGGGGGCATCTTGCATAATTTGAGGCCTAGATTTCTCCTTTAGGAACTTGTGACAGATCCTCTCTGGTTAGGGCCAGAGCTGATAGAATAGTGCTGACTCCACTCTGGGAGGGTCCATGACTTTTACCCATGTAGACCCCAACCTGCCTTTCAGAGCCCACCAGGCCAGAAGGGCCACCAGCCTCATCAGGGCTGTATTGTTTCTGTTCCTGACAGCGTAGAGCTGCTCCGCTGACCTCCTTGGGAGAACACACCTGAGCAGGTATGCACAGACATAATTGGCCCAGCTGTAGTCTGATGTCAGTCCCATAACAGCTGGGCAAGGAGATGCCATTGCCTCATTTCATGTGGAAGGATGCAAGTTTAAAGAGGATAAGTAATTTGGCCATAGTCACAATGAGGAAATAGTGGAGTTGGGATTAAAACCCAGGTCaatctgactccaaagccagtTTTCTTTCCACTAAACTTGGGTGTGTTAATACAAAATACAAAGACCAAGCTCCACATCCTCACCCATCCAGCTCTGACCTGTGGACCAGAATCATCAACAAGCCACCCAGGAGTTTGTTGGAAATGTGGATCCTCTGGCTCCTCATTTGATCTGTGGaattagaatctgcattttaacgaGATCCCCAGGTGAACTATATGAACTTTCAAATTTGCAGAGCACCGTTCTATACTACACTGCCTGCCCCAGGATGGTGCATTACATTTTGACCCTGATTGCACATTAGAATTACTTGAGAAActtcaaaacaaaacactaaattGTGAGGACATCCTCCTCCTCCAAGCcacctgaatcagaatctctggggaggtGACTGCCGTTTGTATTATTTCAAAGCTGCCCAGGCGCTTGTGAGTCACACTGTGAGTTGAGAACCAGTGGTAGGCTGGAGGTGCTCATTCCTTGAGGAAATGCCAAGATTGAGAATTCTGTCTGCAcagggttgtctttttattccttcaataGTACAGAAACTTGTGGGGGTCTGTACCTCCACAACTTGTGTTTCAGTGAAGGTAGGATACCAGAGCAAAGACGATCACAGTGCATTTCTTCTGTGACTTTAATCTCTTACAAGTATTGAGTGAGGACAGCAACCCATTTATCAAGACAGGGAACATGGAAGAATGTAAAAGTGGTATGGAGATAGCACATAGGAGGCACTCAAGTTTTAT is a window encoding:
- the LOC143644700 gene encoding CDK5 and ABL1 enzyme substrate 2, with the protein product MQRQRRRVASQRCSLEFLEDVVGCTSAQRAKHISGSPRHKGLKKTHFIKNMRQYDTRNSRIVLICAKRSLCAAFSVLPYGEGLRISDLRVDSQKQRHPSGGISVSSEMVFELEGVELGADGKVVSYAQFLYPTNALVTHRNDSHGPVPPPRPSIPRALPGSRYKAAPSKSAAAGTELGSDTGDTLEYNPNLLDDPQWPYGKHKQVLIFASYMTTVTEYVKPSDLKKDMNETFREKFPHIKLTLSKIRSLKREMRNLSEECSLEPVTVSMAYVYFEKLVLQGKLNNQNRKLCAGACVLLAAKISSDLRKNEVKQLIDKLEERFRLNRRDLIGFEFTVLVALELALYLPESQVLPHYRRLT